Genomic DNA from Solanum dulcamara chromosome 4, daSolDulc1.2, whole genome shotgun sequence:
ACTGCTCATGTCAAATGAAAATGAGGAATAGTGTTCCCAGAATTTAAATCATATCGTAATAACCACCAGAGCAACTTACAAACACTAGTGAGAAATTATACCCACAAGATGACCAGAACAGAAAAATGTAGACTTGTAAACTGCTGGCGAATTGACGTCCTAAAACATGTCCTTTACCTTCTACAACGAGGAGAGCCATAAAGGAAGAAGGGTCAGCAAAATCAGCTAAACTTCTTACTAAGCACTCAACAATGTATAGGAGCAACATATCTTAATAATGCTATGATGAAAGTCCATCCACAACAGGAACCTAACATCTCCAGTCTTTGTCATCTAACACATGCTCATTTTGATATTCCTAATGATCCAAACAAATTGATTTGAGGAATCAGAGAACTCAAAGTTCATCATGTCCCAGCAACCTAATGTATGCTTATCAGAAATTTATCCACTTAGAAATTTACTCTTACCCATCTCCGAATTTATTTAATCAAAGGTTGAATTAAGGACATACAATATCATAAACTACAATGGCTTTCCAAGAAAAGCTCATACTATTGGGTTTCATGGATTCAAAATACCAACCTGTTTCCAGATATAGATACACCTCTCAATCTCTGGAGAAGTCTTTCCCTTGCAAGTATTACAGCACCAGGGAGCCGCTCACTACCTGAGATTCCCACCCTATCTCGTATCctgttattgttgtttgttGCATGATTGGCGTCTCCTGATGCAGCTTGGCTACTACTCCCAGAGTCAAGCGAAACAGAATCACGATCCTAACTTGTGAAAAAAGGCCAAAATAATTAGCATCAATGTTTCAGGTCACCTTAATTGAAATCAATCAGAAAAACTAGGTGGCAATTATTTAGAGCTCACATCCTACCACATTTTTGAACCTCAAAATCAGCAATATATCATACTAAAAACGAAGCATTGAAAATACACAATATCACAAAACAAAAGGAGCAATAAGTCATGTAACAACAAAAATGAAATAGCTAAATCTAATTAATATATCAATCAAATTACAAGAGCATCAAGTACATACTTGTACCATCTTCTAAATGAACATGAAAGCTGATGAATGAATtggtttgggggggggggggggggacttAAAGATGTGTCACATACATAGAGTCATGGAGAAGTACATCAGCCAGcactatattaaaatattacaaAATCACAGATCAAGCACCTTAAAATCACACTAATCCAGAATACAATGGTAAACACTTGCACTAAGAAAAAAACATTATCTCTAAAATTCATACTGCTAAATAACACCAAGGATTGTAGTTAAAGTAAGTCGTCACATCACATTTGTTCGACTCATTAAACAGGGGAGTTAACCTCAAAATGGCACAGCATATGACAATTGTGGCTTCAAAATATTGCCACCAATTGCAGGAATTGACTGGAAAAGGAGCAAAATTTTGTGATAACTAAAGATCAAAAGATGGAAAAAACAGATCCATACAAGACTTATTTGAGATTCAAGCCCAATTCTTGATGTATTATATTTGGtaggttttaaaaaaaattaaagaaataatgaTGTAATTGCACAATAGCTTAATTGTTATCGTTACATTTACAGCACGTCCTATGTTTGCCAGGATTAGTTTTAGCATGACTAGAGATTTGTATGCAGTGAAACGATATGAGTGAAATTTATACAGCTCTTAGAGATTTGTAGGCAGTGAAACGATATGATTGAAATTTATACAGCTCTTAGTCTTTCTTCCATATTGAGTATTACTATGCAATGGACTCGAAGCAGATGCATAGAATTACCTAACCCTAACTAGTTTGTAATTAACTTGAAATGTAGATTATTGGTTTACTGATAAATAGCAAAAGAAACAGGCAATAATTAGGGGGGTGTTTCGATGGGATTTTTTTAAGTGGCCTATAAGCTAAAAACTAAAATCCATAAGCCTGGGGACACCCAACTTTTGACTTCCAAAACTAAAAAAGAGCTTAAAAGCCAAAAGCAACTTaatataagccaatccaaacacccAATAAGTGGGaagttaatattattaatagcaTTGTACACAGTCCATAGTAGCATGAGAACAGGTGCAGATATATATGCCAGCAAAAACAAGCATCTGCTCTAACATTTACAGCTAGAAAATGTCAGATAATGCTAATGCAAGCCTGATAAGCAAAAATAACAAATCCAGATAATGTTATCCTGCAACCCACAAGTTCATCATCCATATAATCATCATAGGTGTGGAGTGTGATAAGGCATGTACTATGTCAATTAGAAGTGCATATTTGACTGTGGCACAATCTCAACGGTCCATCAGTCTCCCGTCCGAAAATATCATACTATTATACAAGAATGCGGTGAACCATTATTTATTGCTATCTTCATTTAGTGCCTGTTTTCATCCTTCCCTTACTCTTACTAAACCAGGCAAGAAATTACAGTTATAGACGATAATTGctaaataaaaaaaggaaagaatccGCTGAATTGACAATTGGATTCAGCTAATTAgcaattttaatattaaatatatgCATGTTGACCAATGTAACTCAAAATCTTGAATATAATGTGCCAGCACAACACAATAGATAAAGCATcacttaaatttttaatattatcattctacacacaaaaaaacaaaaaaacaaaatcttACAGGAGGAGGGATACGTCTAAGGCGGTGAGGAGATCGGCGCAAGGGCTCACAATCATTCACATCGAGGCGATCACGGCGGATATTATTGCCGGTTTGCTGGTGATTGTGGTTGTGGTGATGGTGATGATGGCGGCGATTATGAACGCCGTGGTGGTGAGAAATCCGACTTGTCGATATTTCGGACCCTAATTCGAGATCGCTTCGACCGTAACGAGACCTCCTAGTGAAGAATAGCTCTGAAGCACTCGTCATACAATTACAACACGGTTTCTTCTAGTCTATCACCTGCAATAAATGCTCTAAGAAGGATgcatatgtataaatatata
This window encodes:
- the LOC129885624 gene encoding probable E3 ubiquitin-protein ligase RHY1A, translating into MTSASELFFTRRSRYGRSDLELGSEISTSRISHHHGVHNRRHHHHHHNHNHQQTGNNIRRDRLDVNDCEPLRRSPHRLRRIPPPDRDSVSLDSGSSSQAASGDANHATNNNNRIRDRVGISGSERLPGAVILARERLLQRLRGVSISGNRRSYRVPTSSHRNFTFEDDFRLADAGDWETDSSLWLAGTTPSPDLVWVEANKRPPGMSQEAVDLLHIGIYSNSDKEEEETQARAVLDCSICLDAFLEGDKLVCLPCGHRFHPCCLEPWVRTCGDCPYCRAAIHETSCRANERS